One Candidatus Binataceae bacterium DNA window includes the following coding sequences:
- a CDS encoding methyltransferase domain-containing protein — MGLHRVIRRYRNQGGAAALRYVWRQQKNRLYRVANLVGPARKRCPCCGWSGMRLLDDASHWQNAIICPGCGSHSRHRALWLFLEAEVARLKPGSAVLHLAADHMVTPLFTTRGDLRYVTIDLKTKLAMVCADATRLPFRSESFQMIVSSHVIEHVGDDRGALAEFARVLNPGGIAITMVPMQLNWKTMPTEEYGRPDPQREYHWRLYGFDLEARLRGAGFESRVVTAFDLAGAERASEYELMDEPIFIGRKPPSP; from the coding sequence ATGGGACTGCATCGGGTAATCCGCCGCTATCGCAACCAGGGCGGCGCCGCCGCGCTGCGCTACGTGTGGCGGCAACAGAAGAATCGGCTTTATCGGGTGGCGAACCTCGTCGGCCCTGCACGCAAACGATGCCCCTGCTGCGGATGGAGCGGGATGCGCCTGCTCGACGACGCGAGTCATTGGCAGAACGCGATCATCTGTCCCGGCTGCGGCAGCCATTCGCGGCATCGCGCGCTCTGGTTGTTTCTCGAGGCTGAAGTTGCGCGCCTGAAGCCGGGAAGCGCCGTGCTGCATCTCGCCGCCGATCACATGGTGACGCCGCTCTTCACGACGCGCGGCGATCTTCGCTACGTGACGATTGATTTGAAAACCAAGCTCGCGATGGTCTGTGCGGATGCGACGCGACTGCCATTCCGCTCCGAATCGTTTCAGATGATCGTCTCGAGCCACGTCATCGAGCATGTCGGCGACGACCGCGGCGCGCTCGCGGAGTTCGCGCGCGTGCTGAACCCGGGCGGCATCGCAATCACGATGGTGCCGATGCAGCTGAACTGGAAGACGATGCCGACCGAGGAGTATGGCAGGCCCGACCCGCAGCGCGAGTATCATTGGCGGCTTTACGGCTTTGACCTGGAAGCACGGCTGCGCGGCGCGGGCTTCGAATCGCGCGTCGTCACCGCGTTTGATCTGGCTGGCGCCGAGCGCGCAAGCGAGTACGAGTTGATGGACGAACCGATCTTCATCGGCCGCAAGCCGCCATCTCCGTAG